The DNA window TACTATGAATAAGTTTAGCCTTTGAATTTTCACCAGCAGCACCAATTGCAACATGCAATGGATAAAAATGATCTGGATGTGGGTGAGCCTTCCTCGCATGCGGCGCCTTTTGTTCATAATGATTCACATCTTCGTATCTACAaaaccattcaaaaccaaaccatATATAAATTCTTTATATCGTATAGAATCACAGTCAAATATAGTTGATGCAGTCGTTACTGCAGAACCAAACACACGCTAAATGCTAAAAGGTATGTATGTACCTTCCATCAATAAGAGCGTCTTTCAACCAATTATCGAATTCTAAGGCCCAAGGAGCAACACCGCTGTGAAAGTTAAGTGCTCCCAAATTATGAACTGCACTTCCGGAACCTATTATCAATACACCTTCATCTTTAAGAGGTGCCAATGCTTTTCCCATGTTATAATGGTAAGTTCCATCCATGTTAGATTGAACTGAAAGCTGACAAACAGGAATGTCTGCTTCTGGATACATTAACATGAGTGGAACCCAAGCACCATGATCAAGTCCTCTTTTTTTGTCTTCGTCGACCCGGTTGAAACCAGAGTTTTTGAGTAGTTCCTTCACTCTTTTGGCTAAATGTGGAGCTCCAGGTGCTGGATATTTAAGCTAGTAAAGGAAAATTTTCATGTAAGAAACAAGGGTATGATTATCAAAGGAATCTGAGAAAATTGGGAGCATCAATTTTAAGAATAAGTGAGATATTGCATATTAAAATAATACtactatttattataaataaaacattagaatataaagttttttattaaattttttttttttacatttagaGACTTAAGACAATTGTCTTGCAGGCAGTTGAATTGTCAAATCATTATACTTTATCAAATTATAGTTGAGAATTACTCGCCAACTAA is part of the Vicia villosa cultivar HV-30 ecotype Madison, WI linkage group LG2, Vvil1.0, whole genome shotgun sequence genome and encodes:
- the LOC131647665 gene encoding extradiol ring-cleavage dioxygenase-like: MALKDTFYISHGSPTLSIDESIVARKFLQSWKKDVYGEKPKSILIISGHWDTTVPTVNVIQTNNDTIYDFYGFPKPMYQLKYPAPGAPHLAKRVKELLKNSGFNRVDEDKKRGLDHGAWVPLMLMYPEADIPVCQLSVQSNMDGTYHYNMGKALAPLKDEGVLIIGSGSAVHNLGALNFHSGVAPWALEFDNWLKDALIDGRYEDVNHYEQKAPHARKAHPHPDHFYPLHVAIGAAGENSKAKLIHSSIELGTLSYASYQFTSDSS